Proteins co-encoded in one Nitrospirota bacterium genomic window:
- a CDS encoding DNA-binding response regulator → MAQVRKNILIIDEHRFSRICSAILETVGYGTDMILHTNDLPLKLNNDRLGLVVTSYPYGAFLFDEIKKRNIPTIILSDNIDGKLIDILNEFDNSYCMIKPLDYDKFKHLVKQVISGDITAQGGYSLV, encoded by the coding sequence GGTGCGAAAGAACATACTGATCATTGACGAGCATAGATTCTCGCGGATCTGTTCAGCGATCCTTGAGACGGTGGGATATGGGACCGACATGATTTTGCACACGAATGACCTGCCTCTGAAATTAAACAATGACCGCCTCGGTCTCGTGGTTACCAGCTATCCCTACGGGGCATTCCTTTTTGATGAAATAAAAAAGAGAAACATCCCGACGATCATCCTGTCCGACAATATCGACGGAAAGCTGATCGACATTCTGAATGAATTCGATAATTCATACTGCATGATCAAACCGCTCGATTACGACAAGTTCAAACACCTGGTAAAGCAGGTGATCAGCGGGGACATAACGGCTCAGGGAGGTTACAGCC